ACCCCTAGTTATAAGGTACAAATCTAGAATACCAACTTTTTGTATGGGATTGTAGTAGGCGAAGGGATGCTTGGCCATGGCATAGTTATAAGGTAAAAATCTAGATAACCGACCTTTTGTATGGGATTGTAGCAGGCGAAGGGATGCTTGCCCACGGCATAGTTATAAGGTAAAAATCTAGATAATCGACCTTTTGTATGGAATTGTAGTTGGCGAAGGGATGCTTGGCCACGACAAAGTTATGAGGTAAAAATCTAGATAACCGACTTTTGTATGGGATTTATAGTAGGCGAAGGGATGCTTGGTCACGGCATCGTTATAAGGTAAAAATCTAGATAACCGACTTTTGTATGGAATTGTAGTAGGCGAAGGGATGCTTGGCCACGGCATAGTTATAAGGAAAAAACCAAATAACCGCCTTTTATATGGAATTGTAGTAGGCGAAGGGATGCTTTGCCACGGCAAAGTTATCAGGTAAAAATCTAGATAACCGACTTTTGTATGGGGTTATAGTAGGCGAAGGGATGTTTGGTCACGGCATCGTGTAAGGTACAAATCAAAGAAAACAACCTTTTGTATGGGATTGTTGAATAAGGGATGCTTGGCCACGGCATCGTTATAAGGTTAACATCTAAGTAACCAACCTTTTGTATGGGATTGTAGTAGGCGAAGGGATGCTTGGCCACGGCATCGTTATAAGCGGCAGAGTAAGCTATAGCGTATGCAAGTCTTTGCTTGGAGCTTGTGTTGTTGCCACTGGAGTGAAGTAAATTAGCATGGAAGAAAATGGCATCACCTGGAAGAGAGACAATGGGCTGCAGTTGTCGTAATCATCAAATAATCCCAGAATACCTGTAaggagcattttcattggcctTAAAATTACGCTATTATCTTACAACGTAAAATATGATGTCGTCATTTGTAACGACGTTGTCTGATTGGTTGAACCAACGGCtcaatgatttcatagaaaacacGGAATTCGATTGGAtgttaaggattaacttgaatagattttatGTCAGGAcgtataacacaaaacatcacTATGCTCTCAATGTAAACCTCTTCGCTTGTATACTTATACTTAAAATACAcagtttttttgtgttataccTCCATAACTTAAACAAGCTTTAAAGTTAAACCTTTAATATCACGATGGATTTTGAcgaacttgactcaattttgatagtaggttattacaaatgccatctatgaaagcagtttgcatctagatttcgctttgatgccattttcacgatgataacaaacagcacacactacaaacaagtaaaaacagtcaccggaagtcccctaaaggtcaccGCGCACGGGTCATGGaaggcagaaacctgcgcgtgggacttggtttttttttttttttttttgaaatctgtgctattttccccttcctttCCCTTTTTCCcttttctctctattttctcttactttgatatctcttctatcgtttaagaccatctgcatgtctgtatcttgataattaagctcacaacgacaggtttccgggcacacactaaaatccggatttcagacctcaatttttgacttatttgggcatgttcaaaggtgatttgtgacgtcactaatgcaatgaccgaatcgatattgacatgctatatagggatgaacatcttcttttcaaaaaactagtatttagttttctacggtctcagtggggctccataagggtgcatgaaatggggcaaatgcataattacgcataaatacgttacggccgtccaaaggatataACCATCTACACGAATAATCTTATCATTGTTGgtcatttttaaaaacacatGGTTGAATATTCAAGGAAGAGTACTAAGGCCAAAACGTCACTACAATTGATTGTCCAAACTGAATAAGCAAATGTTCTTATTTGATCATAAAGCATTTGCAAGAGTTTCTTTGATTTGTGTTCATAATGAAATCAGCAAAATGATCCAAAATCTATTAGCCAAAATAAACGGATCCTGCTATCAGTAAAATATATTCTCGAAATCATATTGCtagtatataaactataaaatcgttgcaattaaaattaaattatttcatcTAAATTAAACCTTGATTTAGCTCAACATATTCAAGCTTCAGTTTCTCTTTCAGCTTAGACACTCTCTCAGGCTCCGCCATTTGTTCGCCTTCGTAAAAGCCGTGATCTAACCGGCCACACTTATGGGAGGACCGTAGAACCTGGAATCATGAAACGGAATTGGCCAATACTatgataaaaacttaaaaatttAGGCATCAAGTACATGTACGTAATGTCCATGTATACCAATTAATAaggttaaaaatgaaattatcataaaaaacatTCAAAGAAAAATGCATGGTTAAATTCCGATACAAAAGATTTTCAAAACAAGTGGCAGTGACTCCATTTTAACTATTGTGTAAACTCTATTAAAGACATTTAAAGCTTTATACAGTGAGCAGTTGAGACTATCTTAAAATGTAACTTGAAGATATaaattcaaaaagaaaataatagaaaaagagacacagagggcctgtattgctcacttgttttttgttttcactAATTATCACAAACACTCTTGAAGAGCACAATCGATTCCACGAtttctttaattttgaatcccaaccatataatgttGCTAACAATATCATTTGGATATGAGCGTTATTTAATACTAAGTTtagagaagaagtttgttatatGAAAGTCGCCATATTACCcgttttgtacaattttgaccccgcccctctggtccccaaggggtcagccccatcatttgtacaattttgaatcgtcaccatataaggatgctacaattgcattatgagtacTATTCCTTACTTAGTtacagagaaaaagtcgtttaaatgaaaatagccaaatcgACAATTTGTCCTAACCCCTCAGGCCCTCGGGGGTTTGCCCGATCATGATTACAATTTCGAATttccaccctataaggatgattCCTTTGCATAAGGAGTGCTATcccatacttagtttcagagaagaagtcttttttatgaaaataggCAAATTGAACCTTTTGGTCCCGCCTCTCAGGCCCACGGGTGTCAGCccgaccatttgtacaattttcaggcAGGACCTCATAAAGATtgtaccagtcaaattttgttaaataccGAGcagcagttatggagaagaagtcggaCTGACGGAAGCCAGACGACGAACGCCGCTGTATCGGATAAGCTCATCTTGGTCCTTCGATACAGGGGAGTtcaaatttatttgattattatgTTTAAAGATACATtgcaaatattatataaatactacctgcattagagggtgacagcgcctagtgtcaccccgaggatatcactgttCGCCGAGGGTGACAGTGACATTCCGAGGGATggcactaggcactgtcaccctctaatgcaagaagtatttattttattataccaaaagtctagaaacaaaactagttttcaaatatttgcaatctattgaaacgtttaactgattttagcaaaagtcgaacaATCACCGTCGGGAGCAGAATAACACAcagcttctactcagtagcgctaactatcattgcattataaaaaagaatattcacaataagcatttagtgaaaattcttgttgtcttgtcccctgcgtttgttaaaatctcaacgtttttgtaaatctcaatgaattttggtttcgtcctgtcgtctgtttacaacaacattagcaacgtcacaaagacgcttgaaatcgcatATCTgccgttcacctaatcaccgacggttccataaaaacaaacatatagCGCTTGCACGGTAAGCGAAAAGGTGTAAAAGGAGAGCGCTGtttttaatttggaaaaaaatattgataaacagactaatttggcaaaactattactaaatagATCCAGATAgattttgaagcgtcgcttcaaaaacaaagatggcgtcgagAAAAGAAACGAGAGCGCATTTTTCGGgaggttaatattttgcactatcaaaaatacactatcaacCGTTGCTAGGGGgtgctacgaacgtgtctattgttcctattgttctaatgttacctgccgtgtgaaagtgtaaaataccaaatatctctcgaccaatcagaatgcaggattctcacttgaggtataataaaatattatatatagaatGTATGTAATACCTGCAAACAGCCATTTTCTTTGGTATTCTCGTCGACTGCGATGGACACCGTCATCATATCTGGGTAAGGAAATCCCTGTTTGTACCAGTACCTGTGTCATGGTAAAGTGGATGATAATCGTAGATACCCGGTAATAGTCTGGCACGAAGGATCGTGTGTGCGCTGAGAAAGTAACTATTACTAATGCATACCAGGAGCCAACAGCAGACAATGCCTGCTCTCgaatatatatttctttgtacAATGAAAATAcgataaattaaaacaaatgcaTAAAAAGTTTGTTTCTAAAGCAAGAAAATGAACTGTTTTCCTGGTTATGTATACAAATGAAACACTGCTTCGGGCTGGTCTAAACCATAGCATTTAATGTATTTAAGTCAATTATTTGAggaataaatcatattaatataGGTTTGAATTCAAGTCACTCTAAAATTGCACATACGATATTACTGCACAACAAAAGCCAAAATAAAAAGCAAAAATTTGGATCATGATAGATATTAATAAAAAGTGTTCTACGCATGTGATTTGGTAGTTTGAAAGCAGTTATTCGTTTTGATAACATGGTTGTGGGGGAGAAAGGCATTCTTTCATCGACTGTTAATCAAAGTAAATACGGATCTAGATTAGTTTACCCATAATCCTGATGCCACACAAACTGTCCACCGATTGATGGTTTCTTCAGTATCGCCTTCGCATGGAAATGGAATAATTCACCACCAAGCAACTGAAATGGTCGAGGAAGAACGTGAAGTAAAGATATCTCACACCGTATTGGTAcgttttacatatttacaactAAATACTGCATTTTCTAAACATAGAAATACATTGATTACGTGTTCACAGATGTTGACGATTTTTTCGCTGCGGGCTACCATTCCTGTGACGTCATTTCCGGGGTTGTTCCACAGACTTAAAATGATGTCCCGACCGTCACCGGATGGAATCTATGTGGAAAAAAAGAACATTCTATTGCAACAAATGTCAATAAAGAACCGAGCGAATAAACTTATCACAATGACATTATGAGCTAGGAGTGTTTTTATTGCAGCAAACATCACCATACATGCCATTAACACACGAATTTTAATACTGTAGCAACAGACTTAGACCAATCAATATTGTCAACATTTCCATAGGGAAATATTATACAACACTATAAAATGTGCAAGTCATCTACTAAACTATACCTAATAGTAAACAAAATCCCAGATGGAATATACAGGTGCTTAATCATGTATTTCTAACGGATCAAGTTAGCTTTGCATTACAGACGAACGATACTACAACGTGTCTACAACAATAAGAATGGTATGAGAAAATCAACAGAAAACCTACATTGTATTGATGTTTCATCACACCATTAGGGTTTTCAAAAGCGCTTCTTATCCTTGTTATTTCCTCCTTATTGAAAATGTTTCtgttgatataaaacaattatacaaAGTCAGTACGATTATAATAATCATATGATTCGATATGAGACCACTTACCACGCTGCATTTGTATAAGTACACGGTAATTGTTACTGCATCATTGTCGGAAACGAACGAGTCATCGCTCTCTTCTGATGTGTTTCCGACGATGCATATTCATGttaattttttctttcattgcACATGTCTGCATTGTAAAGAATATGTGTTAAAACAAATCGTTGATACGGCTGTTGTAAGTTGTTAGTTGCGTTACATCATTGctgatataatatattacaGTTGAAACAATAATATTAGATATCGAGCATGACGAGAAGGATAAATATAGGGGTCAAATTTTGGTATAAGTAACTCATGATCACTCACCTCATAATGATATACCCAAAGTCGTCATATTTTTCTTTGATAACATCTAAGTCAACGCCGTTTAGGAAGTCAAATTCTGCAAAAgtgataatgattttttttcgaatCACTTGTATATTTCGTTTAAACAACATCAAGGTACAAGTAGGAAATCCGTTTCatgatttctttatattttctgaATACAACTAATGTGGTACATTCATTTCTGTCCTGTATTTGTCTATTACAGAGGTATCCGCCCTTCTGAATAtgtattgattttgacgtcatatttttgtgaGCAGAATGTCATACTTTTCGTGAATTTCACtcgtaaaataaaacattatacattaataattcaatgttgcttgttacgagcatttccattggcttaaaaatttactttatcagcccataaaggaaaaaatggcgtcgcactttgtaacgtcgcttctgattggctgagaagacggcgtaataatttcatagacaaaagagtcccaaatgaattttaaatgttgaagagattatctttagtaaattgaattataaggattaatttgaatagattttttatgtaatggagatataacacaaaaatctgagtgtactctcatcataaaccgcttcgcggtttatttagagtacactcagatttttgtgttatatctccataacataaaaaatctattcaagttaatccttaaatataatcatgtattttTGCACTCACatggaaataaaacattatacattactaTCTTCGTGAATTTCACtcgtaaaataataacattatacATAACTATCCGCATGAGAGGTATGGGACTatttcacgtaccacgtgataccc
This genomic window from Argopecten irradians isolate NY chromosome 4, Ai_NY, whole genome shotgun sequence contains:
- the LOC138320733 gene encoding L-proline trans-4-hydroxylase-like, whose protein sequence is MAEFDFLNGVDLDVIKEKYDDFGYIIMRNIFNKEEITRIRSAFENPNGVMKHQYNIPSGDGRDIILSLWNNPGNDVTGMVARSEKIVNICEHLLGGELFHFHAKAILKKPSIGGQFVWHQDYGYWYKQGFPYPDMMTVSIAVDENTKENGCLQVLRSSHKCGRLDHGFYEGEQMAEPERVSKLKEKLKLEYVELNQGDAIFFHANLLHSSGNNTSSKQRLAYAIAYSAAYNDAVAKHPFAYYNPIQKVADSAIAQCENEEDLSGKVFLDPKNDVTVKVKPE